The Lepus europaeus isolate LE1 chromosome 5, mLepTim1.pri, whole genome shotgun sequence genome includes the window gacagaatccggcgccccgaccgggactagaacccggtgtgccggcaccgcaaggtggaggattagctaaataaatcttttttaaaaagtggaatagccgagacttgaaccagtgcccacatttgatgccagcattgcaggaggcagctttacccgctatgccacaacaccagccccatgagaTTTTTTCAGTAGCATAATTTATATTGTAAATATTACACATGTTCATTAGGAATTTTATACTTAACGTGTTTTACTGCTTaagattttatagaaaataaacacagaattcTCAAGTTGAaagagtaaatatttcatcatgagagtttcttctataaaataatgttcctaaatatattttacttcttaACTACTTTTATATTTTGGGAGTTTTATCTGTTTGTTAAGTGTGTGCCTTTGCTTTTTACATAGATTTCGAAAAATGAACAAACGCCTGGTTCCCCGAAGACCGCTGAGTGCCTCCTTGGGTCAGCTTAATGAGGTGGGCCTGCCTTCAGCGGCTCTCCTTCCAGATGAAGCTGCAGTGGATCTGCCCAGCAGGAAACCTCCTGCTCTGCCAAACGGAGTTGGACCAGCAGGGAACGCAGTGACACAGCTGATTCCACGGGGCACAGAGCCCAGCTACGACTCCAGTCTGAAACCGGGGAAGATGGATCATCTGAGCAGCAGTGCTCCAGGATCCCCTCCTGACCTGTATGTCATCTCTCCTGACTCTCACTTGAAATGTCTTCTTTAGAGACATAAAGTAgaaggaataatttttttaatgaaactattttttgttttttacttgttccctgtatttatgatttttaagaaacaagtgtagatgaaataaaaaaggaCTTTTAGGGTAAACCAGTTTCCCAGGTTGTTTAACACGGGACAATATATACACATTGGAATTATTTTAGAGTTCTTAAACTCCATTTTCCTAATCTTATTCCTTTAGGCTAGAACCTGTCCCTAAGAGTATTTCTGCCTTACCTGTGAATCCACATCCTGTACCTCCAAGGGGGCCAGCGGATCTGCCTCCTATGCCTGTCACCAAACCTCTCCAGATGGTACCGCGAGGTTCTCAGTTGTatccagcacagcaggcagatgtTTATTACCAGGACCCTCGAGGAGCTGCTCCACCATTTGAACCAGCACCTTACCAGCATGGTAATCTTTAACTTATGTTGTTCACTTTTCCTAGGAGTTACAAGAACTTCTCAGGCACAAGCTTTCGTTTACACAATAAAGctccttaaaataataaataaatgagttttttaaTACTCTAGaaaaatttagtatttttctttttttttttttttttaagatttatttatttatttgaaaggcagagttacagagagaggttttccatctgctggttcattccccagatggccacaacagccagagctgtgtagatctgaaacaaggagccaggagcttcctctgagtctcccaagccgttgcagggacccaaggacttgggtcatcttccactgctttcccaggccatagcagagagctggattagaaatggagcagccaggactcaaatcggtgcccatatcagatgtcagcactgaaggtggcggctttacccaccatgccacagtaccagccctgagtttttctttctttctttctttttttttttttttttttttttttttttttgacaggcagagtggatagtgagagagagagacagagagaaaggtcttccttttgccattggttcaccctccaatggccaccgtggccggcgcgctgcagccagcacaccgcgctgatccgaagccaggagccaggtgcttctcctggtctcccatgcgggtgcagggcccaaggacttgggccatcctccactgccttcccgggccacagcagagagctggcctggaagaggggcaaccgggatagaatccggcgccccaaccgggactagaacccggtgtgccagcgccacaaggcagaggattagcctgttaagccacggcaccagccgagtttttctttcaagacatacttatttatttgaaagatagagtggcagagagaaggagagacagagattttcatcTTTTGGATCGCTCCTCAAATGACCAaaaacagctagaactgggccaggtcaaactaGAAGCTAGGCACTCCATCGtgatctcccatgtcagtggcaggggcccacttaCTTAAGCTTGCTGTCCTAAGCACCTTAGCAGATGGCTGTAtcggaaacagagtagccaggactcaaaccagtgctccaggatgggatgctggctttgcaagtggcaccttaacccactgcaccataaggCTGGCCcggaaaaacagaaattttatgATTAACTAAATAGtatgaaataaatgaagcaaaaccATAAGCATCAAACTGTTTTTTACTAAAAACAAttgtataaaatatattgatATGTTTATGGAAGTAGCATATCACCCAGGTAAACAATGGAAatacgtgggtataggggcccaagcgcttgggccatcttccactgctttcctaaatgtgttatcagggagctggatcagaagtgaagcacccaagactcaaaccagcgcccatatgggatgccaacatcttaAAGACTTGAGCTGCCGGCCCAGGGAGAACTTCTAAAGAAATAAGTGGATTATTAAtgtgtgtgttttgttcttttaaaagaaaaagttttctataaaattgAATTGACTCATTGTTGCCTTTGGTTGGTTCCTCCTTTGTTCTGTACAGGTATGTACTATACTCCGCCTCCACAGTGTGTGTCCCGCTTTGTCCGACCTCCACCATCTGCTCCTGAACCTGGTCCTCCGTACTTGGATCATTATCCGCCCTACCTCCAAGATCGTGTAGTAAACTCTCAGTATGGCACGCAGCCGCAACAGTACCCACCTGTGTACCCACCTCACTATGACGGCCGTCGAGTTTACCCCGCTCAGACTTACACAAGAGAAGAGATTTTCCGAGAAAGCCCTATACCCATTGAGATTCCACCTGCAGCAGTACCATCCTATGTACCAGAATCCAGAGAAAGATATCAACAGATGGAGGGTTACTATCCAGTGACTCCTCATCCAACTCAGATCAGAGCTTCGTACCCTAGAgtatgctgtgattttttttcctattgcctAGACTTAATTTGATTTTTGCTTATAGTGATTCcttactcttttatttatttattttttggccatAGTAACCCTTTGACCAATTCTCTTTTTTAGAaggaagttttttttccttttttcataatttgggtaggttttaaaaaactattattggaggccggcgccgtggcttaacaggctaatcctccgccttgcggcgccggcacaccgggttgtagtcccggttggggcgccggattctatcccggttgcccctcttccaggccagctctctgctatggcccgggaaggcagtggaggatggcccaagtccttgggctctgcacccgcatgggagaccaggagaagcacctggctcctggcttcggatcagcacgatgtgccggccgcagcggccattggagggtgaaccaacggcaaaaggaagacctttctctctgtctctctctctctcactatccactctgcctgtcaaaaaaaaactattattggGAAAAATTCATTGCCCCCCCCTTCCCTGCCAACTAATCAGCAGatagtttttttaataattctAGATCTATTAGGAAATTATGATCTCTACCAAGAAAAAGAGACCTAAATTTAGCTCTTTGGGAGCTGCTGAGAGGTGGTGGGGGGGggtgtttgttttgctttcttctatTAAGCTTTGGTTTTTCCAAATATTGGGATGATATATAAGCTACTTctagtttaaaatatattctaagtgaattcatgtattttgaattttgtttttcaattttaactGACTTTTCCATTTTCAGGAGCCTCCTTACAGCCGGCTTCCTCCCCCTCCACAGCCCCATCCTAGTCTAGATGAGCTACATCGCCGCCGAAAGGAAATAATGGCCCAGTTAGAGGAAAGAAAGGTTATATCTCCACCTCCTTTCGCACCTTCACCAACACTGCCTCCTACCTTCCATCAAGAGGAAGTGAGCACAATTTTACTATTATTTAACAACCTTTCCTTTaagagtttttgtttgcttgcttttgaaATCCTGTTTAATCTTTGCCTATTCCCAAGGTTATGaatatattttcctgttttctttcttataacataggtttattattttatttcacatttaaatCTACAATCCatctagaatttatttttgtatataaatGTTAGAGGTCTAGATCTAATTATATCTCATTGACCGATTTATAATTGACCCATTTATAATTTGCCAATTATGTCTCATTAAGTATCACTTAATAAAATGAGCATCATATCCTCAGTGAAGTCTTGATTTGTGGTGTTGTGTTTTCTAGTATCATTATTCGATAATCAGCATATTTGGGATGGATAGTtcgcccagtggttaagatgctggttgggatacctacatgccatatcagaatacttggttttcttttcttttttttttttttaaagatttatttatttgaaaggcagagttacagagaggtagagacagagagagagagaagtatcttccatctgctggttcactcccaagaacTTGGCCAAGAACTTgaacacctgctgtctctcagagtgtgcattagcaggaaacttgaatcggaagcagagctgggcctcaaacccaggcatttcgGCAAGGGATGCCAACATCCTGTGCGATGTTGACCACCacgccaaatgcctacccctgtttgtttgttttgcttaagatttatttatgtatttgaaagagtacagagggagagacagaccatGCACTGTTTCAcaccccgaatggctgcaatgctgaGAGCTGGcccagtctgaagctgggagcctctgctgggtctcctctgtgggtgcagccGGAACTTtaatgcccataagggatgctggcattgcaggctgcagcttaacctgctacaccacagtgccagccatctAATCTTAAAGTTCTAAATTCAGCACTGCCCTATACTGGTTTAGCCTGAAGTCAAGTCACCTGTGTTGTCTATCATAGATGTAAGGAGCATATAAAATAATACTTCataatactttatactttataaTATACTTTATAATATTACTTTGTAATACTTTATAAAGCATCTGTAACCATTTTGAAAAAAAGTACAGGGGCTaacactgtggcctagtgggtaaagctaacacctgcaatgccagcatcccatatgggtgccagttcaagtcctggcttctctacttcagatccagctctctgctttggcctgggaaagcagcagatggcccaagttctttggcctctgcacccacatgggagacccagaagaagctcctggctcctagcttcagataggcgcagctccggccaattggggagttaatcagcagatggaagacctctctctctctctctctctctatctctgcctttccttctctgtgtaactctgactttcaaataaagaaataaatctttgaaaaaaaatttttaaaaattaaaattaaaaaaaagcacatgaaagagctttgaaaatataaaattacttaATTTGAATATTGAGATTTTCATAAAACCATAGTAGTcttcgggccagcactgtggcgtagtaggctaagcctctgcctgtagcacaggcatcccatacaggcaccgtttctaatcccagctgctcctcttctgatccagctctctgcttatggcctgggaaatcagtggaagatggcccaggtgcttgggcacatgtgagaaacccagaagaagctcatagctcctggcttcagatcagcccagctctagccgttggggccatttggggagtgtaccagcggattgaagacttttctctgtctataacccaGCTTCCACATtggtctcttaaaaaaaaaaaaaacacacacacacacacacacacacattggtctctcttttttttttggacaggcagagttgacagtgagagagagagacagagagaaaggtcttcctttttccattggttcaccccccaatggctgctgcagccagtgcaccgcgctgatccgaagccaggagccaggtgcttcctcctggtctcccatgtgggtgcagggcccaaggacttgagccatcctccactgcactcccgggccacagcagagagctggcctggaagaggggcaaaccgggacagaatccggcaccccgaccgggactagaacctggtgtgccggtgccgcaggtggaggattagcctgttgagccgcagcgccagccagcacATTGGTCTCTTAATAGCTGTTCTGTTAATAGGTAATTATAGGACTTAAGAAAGTAAAAgtgggccggcgccttggctcaataggctaatcctccgccttgcggcgccggcacaccaggttctagtcccaatcgaggcgccggattctgtcccggttgcccctcttccaggccagctctctgctgtggccagggagtgcagtggaggatggcccaagtgcttgggccctgcacccacatgggagaccaggagaagcacccggctcctggctttggatcagcgtggtgcgccagctgcagtgcgccagccgcgacagccgcgacagccattggagggtgaaccaacggcaaaggaagacctttctctctgtctctctctctcactgtccactctgcctatcaaaaaaaaaagaaacgaaacATTAAGGGGGATCTAGCTGAACTATGGCTTGGTGCTTACTTGCTTAACTGTTCACTTCATTGCTGAAGAACAGGCTGAGCAAAGTCCTCTAAAATCCTAGCATGACttcttggaaatatatattatttctttttacctTCTGATAAAAAAAGTATCTCTGGACTTCCTTTGTATTTTGTGTACTCTTCAGAAATCTTCTGTTAGGACACTTACAAACCTGATAGGTCCTATTATGTTACATGAGGTTTCTTTCCCTGTATTGTTACTCATAGACCTATTTCCCTAtgttatttccctttttttccctTCCATTTATAGTTTTTGGATGAAGACTTGAAGGTGGCTGggaaatataaaggaaatgaTTATAGCCAATATTCTCCCTGGTCATGTGATACCATCGGCTCCTACATCGGAACCAAAGATGCCAAACCCAAAGATGTTGTGGCAGCAGGGAGTGTGGAAGTGATGGTATGTATGATAGCCCAGCCATAATTTAACACCCATGCAGACAGAGCAAATCTAGTTGTACTTTAGGCACAAATAATTGAGAACCTTGCTTAAGAGTTTCAGACCAAATTCTATATTCTGCAGTTGAATTATATGGAAATTCTATGGGTTTTTTAATACTTGACAGAggagaacattttgttatgtttcTGTGAAGGTCACAATTTCCCAACAATTGTTTAAAACTCagactaaaatattttatataattaaccAAGATCTTGAATTCCACATCAAATAAGTTAATGCCTTTTTTACAGTTCTGAACTTTgaacaacaaaattaaatctgGCAGACAAGAATAGATGCCCAGTTTCAAGGGAGTTGAGAGATGCTAAAATATGTCAGTATTTTATCTAAATTGCTTTATGTTTTGGAAGTATAAAGCTTTCTGAAGTAATTAAAATCCTTATATACCTCCTTAATCtcatttttctgtctcctttctgtcATTGACCTCTTTCCTCATTAGTGTGTATCATTTTTATGAGTAATAGTATGTTGTTCCTAAATATTGTTATTTGCAtggttttgtttggttggttgtttggtttacagatttttttttttttaatgagttacagagagaggtagagagatctttaatctgctgtttgactccctaggttgctgcaacagccagggctgggccaggctgaagccaggaaccaagagcttcatcagggtctcccacatgggtggcaggggcccaagcacttgagccatccattttttttttttttttaaagaatatgcacagtgccggcccctgtttgcATGTTTTTAAGATGCATTGTTTTAAGATTGCACTTAAGATTTAAATAGGTCAGGTTCATTCattttatatgcttttttttagatattaaaaGCTAACTGGTATACTATATTGTTGTTAAAGTCTCCTTGTGCACAAAAGTTAGACTTACACATGGTGTTGCTGGGTTGAAGGTGTGGCTTGACTGTTGTTCTTAATCCAGTTGCCTTTATTAACTCTAAGAAAGGCTCCCTGGTTACATAAATTTTCATAGATTAATACTTATCTACCCGGTTAAGAAAAGACAAATTCTTGATAATAGAAAAAGAATTGAATTGTGGTACCACTACAAAACGTGAAGGTCTCTGTATAGCAATAAATATAATTAGAGCCCTGccgaagaaaaaagagaaaggcatATAGAGAAGGAAAAAGCAAACCAACACTTCTGCTTTTCTGTAGCAGGACTAGGAAAATACTGTGCTTGGGCCTTAGGAAGCTTCTCACTGGAAGGACAAGAGGAAGTAGAGTTAGATGGGCACCCTTCCTTCCTGGCTTCCAGAACAGGTTATTATATTAtaaccttattttttttattttatttatttattttttttttgacaggcagagtggatagtgagagagagagagagaaaggtcttcctttttgccgttggcttaCCCTCCAACgactgctgcggctggcgcgtctcgctgatccgaaggcaggagccaggtgcttctcctggtctcccatggggtgcagggcccaagcacttgggccatcctccactgcactctctggccatagcagagagctggactggaagaggggcaaccgggacagaatccggcaccccgaccgggactagaacccggtgtgccggcgccgcaaggtggaggattagcctagtgagccgcggcgcctgcttATATTATAACCTTATAATAATACACTATTTCAAACCTCTCAATTAGGTAAAAGAAGTCTAACCCAATGCTTCTTAGATGTTATTGTGTGGACAAATGACCTAgggatgtatgtatatataaaatattacatataaagCATATATGGTATAGaggtaaatacatattttttgtaTATATAGGTTCTGGGGTCAtggtaatataaaatatattttttactttaaggAATAATCagttaataaaaatatcttgTATGACAGCCAAATCTTAATGATTTAAGTCTTTCTAGTAGAGCACTAAACTGTTATTTAGCCTTACATTAGAAATCTACGTGTGAGGTAGACttctcattttgcatttttatcaGAATGTGGAAAGTAAAGGAATGAGAGATCAGCGATTAGATCTTCAGAGAAGAACAGCAGAAACCAGTGATGACGACCTTATTCCATTTGGAGACCGACCAACAGTATCTCGGTTTGGTGCCATCTCTCGAACTTCTAAAACAATTTATCAAGGTGCTGGCCCAGTGCAGGCTATGGCACCTCAAGGAGCTCCCACAAAATCTGTTAACATTTCAGGTAGGACTGCCGGAGGTAAGCTCATCTAGGGTATTCGTACCCATGATTCTCAGCGTCACCCCCTCATCCCCGTTTGTTTTTACTGCTTTTAGTAACCTTCCAAGGCAGTGATTTTCAAactttcccatgaaattttcCTATAGGAAAGTTACTTATAACCCGTGTGGGGCTTAGGGGAATAAACCAAAATACCCATCAAGattgcttctatttcttttttttaaatgacttcatTGTTTATGTTAAAATAATGTATTCTTATTATAAACCACTTCAAACCgtaggaaaaaatacaaatactgaAGGTTCAGTGGGGAAGAAACAAATAGCAACACCTTGTGATTCTGTTATTTTGCTAAATATATTGCATGCAGCTGTGTACACATTATACCTATGCCTTGTAGATTATGGGTGTCTTaaaagaactaaatctatgaaTTCCATCATACTACAATAAGTTACTCTCTCACAGATTATAATCCGTATGGAACCCACGGTGGCTGGGGAGGTTCTCCATATTCACCTCATCAAAACGTACCTTCTCAGGGACACTTCAGTGAGAGGTATGAGTCATTGTTTTCCCTTttccaaacttttaaaattacatagcctttcttattttgcttttctagTCAATagcattttaacaaaataaaactttaaaatttgctCCATGCTGTCTTTTCTTATCAAAGGGAAAGAATGCCCGTGTCGGAAGTAGCCAGTCATGGAAAAGCCCTTCCATCTGCAGATCGAGAACAGCTACGACTGGAATTGCAGCAACTGAATCATCAGATTAACCAGCAGACCCAGCTGCGTGGACTAGAGGTGCCAGCCTGTAGATACTTTTTCATCACAGTTTTTAAAGGGCTCTTAGGGATATTAAATGGAGGAATTTTTGAGGTACTATGAACATACAattctagctctgtctctcaagagttagtatacatttttttgttttgttttttaaagatttatttatttggaaaaaaaaaaaaagatttatttatttgaaagagttacagagagaggtagagacagagagagaggtcttccatccgatggttcactccccagatggccacaatggccggagctgcaccgatccaaagccaggagccaagagcttcttccgggtctcccatgcaggttcagaggcccaagcagttgggccatcttctactgctttcccaggccacagcagagagctggatcggaagtggagcagccgggacttgaaccggcccccatgTGTGATGCCggagctttaggccagggtgttaacccactgtgccacagcgccagccccagtatacATGTTTATTCTTCAAAGAATTCAGTACTAGTTTTAGTTCTTGGACAATAGGAAATTCAGAATTGTTCCTATGTGAGAGTGGATTATGTAAAATTTCCAAGAAGGAGATTGTCTTCCAAGATGCACAGTTAAGTTTAAGGTAAATAgtgttttaggccggcgccgtggcttaacaggctaatcctcagccttgcggtgccggcacactgggttctagtcctggtcggggcgctggattctatcccggttgccccttttccaggccagctctctgctgtggcccgggaaggcagtggaggatggcccaagtgcttgggtcctgcacccgcatgggagaccaggagaagcacctggctcctggcttcggatcagcgagatgcgccggccgcagtggccgttggagggtgagccaacggcaaaaaggaagacctttctctctgtctctctctctcactatccactctgcctgtcaaaaaaaaaaaaaaaaaggtaaatagtGTTTTATCAACAAATGCTTTTAgctttagaattttttaatttactctttatttcctttaatcttagaaatctttaaaaagtagacaCTTTGAAATTTGacttaaaatcaaaatataaccCCTGTGTAATAATAACCTTTCATTTACATAGTTCTTTATAGCTTATAAATTATCACATCTTGACCTTGGACAGAAGATTATTTTTAGAACATATCTGGTGCCATAAGTAAGCATTAAGAAACGTTTAAAAATCTATATAGTACTCATATTTTGTCTTCTTTTACCATTGCTTTGTTTCCATTGGTCTAAAACTTCCTGCTGATTCCTGCTATAAAAATAGAATGCTGTTTGCTTTTGTTGACCTTTAGTTCCTTAATTTTATTAAGATTCAGACTTTCAACCCCAGTAAGGCATTACTCATCACCAAATTCTTGCCTTTCTGTCTTATTTGAAGTTTCTAGATGCATTTTCTGTCTCAAAAGAATACCAGTATTATTTGGGAAGCTTGCCATATACTGTGTTACTTTGGTTAGTAGTCCTTtctactggggccggcgctgtagcccagctggttaaagccttggcctgtagTACcatcatcccatttggatgccagcttgagtcctgctgctccacttcctatctagctccctgctgatgtgtctgggagacccaagtccttgggcccctgtacccacgtgggagacctggaagaagctcctggcttcagattggttcagctctggccattgtggccatttggggagtgaagcagtagatggaagacctctctctctctgtctctacctctctctgtaactctgtctttcaaataaaaataactctttaaaaaaaaaaagtcctttctaTTACTGAAATTGCACTGAATTAAATACAGGGTTTGCTTCAGAGAGAAAATTAACTATTAAAAAAGGCAGGGAGGGCATGGGCATGGACATGCACATAGGTATTTTTCTTTCAAGTAAGACAACTAAAAGGGCAATTTATATCTAAGGTGAAATTATTCACGACATTTAAAtcctctattttttcctttttaattcagtGGCAATCAAAGAAATAGTGCCTTATAGTTGCATCACTGTTATTGCAAAAACCTGGGTGATAAGTCACTTAAGATTGGACTGGAATTGGGCGTGGTTATTCCGTGCATGATGTGAATGTGTGTTGAGTTGTGTATATGCTTGGCTTTATGCACTAGGCTGTTAGTAACAGGCTGCTGTTGCAGAGGGAGGCGAACACCCTGGCAGGCCAGCCACAGCCCCCACCGCCACCTCCAAAATGGCCTGGAATGATCTCAAGTGAGCAGCTGAGCCTGGAACTACACCAAGTGGAAAGGGAAATAGGGAAGAGAACCCGGGAACTGAGTATGGTAAGTGTTAtaagaaaagagaggaagagtaAATGAAATCTTGCATGATTGTATCACAAAACTCTTAGAACTCTAGACTTCTTTAGACCTATAGAGTCTCACTCCAGGTTACTCTGACGGATGATTTTGAGTAATTCTCATGAAGATGGAATACCTCCCTATTTTATCATtattctcatttctcttttttttatatttatttatttgaaagagttacacagagagaagagagaggtcttccatgcagtggttcactccccagttagctgcaaccaccagagctgcactgatccaaagccaggagccaggagcttcttctgggtctcccatcagggtgcaggggcccaacgacttgggccatgggagacccagattgagctctggatacctggcttcagctttgtccCAATCCTAgctgttatagacatttggggagtgaaccagaagaatgaTCTcttgaactttcaaataaaataaaaagatgtgtttaCCATATAAAATTCAAGGTTTCATAGCCTTTAAATTGTTGATGACTTATTTTTTGTTATGAGATGCAGTCTACACATTCCTTCCTATGGAGTTTTGCCGTGCCAGCGCCTGAGCTTATTTATCCTAAGTCATTCTTTTTTCCTGTGAGATTTTTCATGTTAGCTTGAGGCCTTGTCCTTCCCTGCATGTTTCTTTGGGCATTTCTGGACCCTCATTTTgtttgtatcatttttatttggtCTGTCCCATTAATG containing:
- the RC3H1 gene encoding roquin-1 isoform X2; protein product: MPVQAPQWTDFLSCPICTQTFDETIRKPISLGCGHTVCKMCLNKLHRKACPFDQTTINTDIELLPVNSALLQLVGAQVPEQQPITLCSGVEDTKHYEEAKKCVEELALYLKPLSSARGVGLNSTTQSVLSRPMQRKLVTLVHCQLVEEEGRIRAMRAARSLGERTVTELILQHQNPQQLSSNLWAAVRARGCQFLGPAMQEEALKLVLLALEDGSALSRKVLVLFVVQRLEPRFPQASKTSIGHVVQLLYRASCFKVTKRDEDSSLMQLKEEFRTYEALRREHDSQIVQIAMEAGLRIAPDQWSSLLYGDQSHKSHMQSIIDKLQTPASFAQSVQELTIALQRTGDPANLNRLRPHLELLANIDPSPDAPPPTWEQLENGLVAVRTVVHGLVDYIQNHSKKGADQQQPPQHSKYKTYMCRDMKQRGGCPRGASCTFAHSQEELEKFRKMNKRLVPRRPLSASLGQLNEVGLPSAALLPDEAAVDLPSRKPPALPNGVGPAGNAVTQLIPRGTEPSYDSSLKPGKMDHLSSSAPGSPPDLLEPVPKSISALPVNPHPVPPRGPADLPPMPVTKPLQMVPRGSQLYPAQQADVYYQDPRGAAPPFEPAPYQHGMYYTPPPQCVSRFVRPPPSAPEPGPPYLDHYPPYLQDRVVNSQYGTQPQQYPPVYPPHYDGRRVYPAQTYTREEIFRESPIPIEIPPAAVPSYVPESRERYQQMEGYYPVTPHPTQIRASYPREPPYSRLPPPPQPHPSLDELHRRRKEIMAQLEERKVISPPPFAPSPTLPPTFHQEEFLDEDLKVAGKYKGNDYSQYSPWSCDTIGSYIGTKDAKPKDVVAAGSVEVMNVESKGMRDQRLDLQRRTAETSDDDLIPFGDRPTVSRFGAISRTSKTIYQGAGPVQAMAPQGAPTKSVNISDYNPYGTHGGWGGSPYSPHQNVPSQGHFSERERMPVSEVASHGKALPSADREQLRLELQQLNHQINQQTQLRGLEREANTLAGQPQPPPPPPKWPGMISSEQLSLELHQVEREIGKRTRELSMENQCSLDMKSKLNTSKQAENGQPEPQTKVPAEDLTLTFSDVPNGSALTQENISLLSNKTSSLNLSEDPEGGGDNNDSQRSGVPPSSAP
- the RC3H1 gene encoding roquin-1 isoform X1 codes for the protein MPVQAPQWTDFLSCPICTQTFDETIRKPISLGCGHTVCKMCLNKLHRKACPFDQTTINTDIELLPVNSALLQLVGAQVPEQQPITLCSGVEDTKHYEEAKKCVEELALYLKPLSSARGVGLNSTTQSVLSRPMQRKLVTLVHCQLVEEEGRIRAMRAARSLGERTVTELILQHQNPQQLSSNLWAAVRARGCQFLGPAMQEEALKLVLLALEDGSALSRKVLVLFVVQRLEPRFPQASKTSIGHVVQLLYRASCFKVTKRDEDSSLMQLKEEFRTYEALRREHDSQIVQIAMEAGLRIAPDQWSSLLYGDQSHKSHMQSIIDKLQTPASFAQSVQELTIALQRTGDPANLNRLRPHLELLANIDPSPDAPPPTWEQLENGLVAVRTVVHGLVDYIQNHSKKGADQQQPPQHSKYKTYMCRDMKQRGGCPRGASCTFAHSQEELEKFRKMNKRLVPRRPLSASLGQLNEVGLPSAALLPDEAAVDLPSRKPPALPNGVGPAGNAVTQLIPRGTEPSYDSSLKPGKMDHLSSSAPGSPPDLLEPVPKSISALPVNPHPVPPRGPADLPPMPVTKPLQMVPRGSQLYPAQQADVYYQDPRGAAPPFEPAPYQHGMYYTPPPQCVSRFVRPPPSAPEPGPPYLDHYPPYLQDRVVNSQYGTQPQQYPPVYPPHYDGRRVYPAQTYTREEIFRESPIPIEIPPAAVPSYVPESRERYQQMEGYYPVTPHPTQIRASYPREPPYSRLPPPPQPHPSLDELHRRRKEIMAQLEERKVISPPPFAPSPTLPPTFHQEEFLDEDLKVAGKYKGNDYSQYSPWSCDTIGSYIGTKDAKPKDVVAAGSVEVMNVESKGMRDQRLDLQRRTAETSDDDLIPFGDRPTVSRFGAISRTSKTIYQGAGPVQAMAPQGAPTKSVNISDYNPYGTHGGWGGSPYSPHQNVPSQGHFSERERMPVSEVASHGKALPSADREQLRLELQQLNHQINQQTQLRGLEAVSNRLLLQREANTLAGQPQPPPPPPKWPGMISSEQLSLELHQVEREIGKRTRELSMENQCSLDMKSKLNTSKQAENGQPEPQTKVPAEDLTLTFSDVPNGSALTQENISLLSNKTSSLNLSEDPEGGGDNNDSQRSGVPPSSAP